From a region of the Rhipicephalus microplus isolate Deutch F79 chromosome X, USDA_Rmic, whole genome shotgun sequence genome:
- the LOC142775298 gene encoding beta-1,3-galactosyltransferase 1-like — translation MAGPIEESSVFDDLIRAIFEDTSKNQTLKSLLLLQWAHTFCLRVSFILKADDDTYMDLPRLIALLESKKAAFENSTRRRDSAGFLLGKRPESKPIDWNCQRYGIPAGSTSVSTDLSGATYVMSGAIVGLMLRKALETPALHYENVFFAEIVVSKLNVRLFLSPCFVCCVEFTDPCAYRGLLAATVAKPDTLRITWMLARSHVVGGCVPLNDTDRLHC, via the exons CTCGGTGTTCGACGACCTGATCCGTGCCATCTTCGAAGACACCAGTAAGAACCAGACGCTCAAGTCCCTGCTCCTGCTCCAGTGGGCCCACACTTTCTGTTTGCGCGTGAGCTTCATCCTGAAGGCGGACGACGACACGTACATGGACCTGCCGCGCCTGATCGCACTGCTGGAGTCCAAGAAGGCAGCCTTCGAGAACAGCACGCGCCGCAGAGACAGCGCCGGTTTCCTACTCGGCAAGCGGCCCGAAAGCAAGCCTATCGATTGGAATTGCCAAAG GTACGGAATACCAGCCGGTTCTACCTCGGTGTCCACCGACTTGTCCGGCGCGACATACGTGATGTCGGGGGCTATCGTGGGTCTAATGCTTCGCAAAGCGCTGGAGACACCCGCCCTTCACTACGAGAACGTCTTCTTCGCAGAAATCGTGGTGTCCAAGTTGAACGTGCGGTTGTTCCTCTCGCCCTGCTTCGTCTGCTGCGTCGAGTTTACGGACCCGTGCGCTTACCGTGGGCTGCTGGCCGCCACCGTCGCCAAGCCAGACACCCTGCGCATCACGTGGATGCTCGCGCGCAGTCACGTGGTCGGCGGCTGCGTTCCGCTCAACGACACCGACCGCCTACACTGCTGA